The Candidatus Wallbacteria bacterium region CTGCCTTGCTTTCTGACTGTCCATACTGCTCCACTTTCCTGTGACTGAATCCTTGATTTCCCAATCCCAGGGGGAATTGGTGACCGGATTTTTAGGGAAGCTTTTCAGGAGTCCGGACCCCACCAGAGTCCGATTCAACGCATCCATGGGTGTCTCGCCTTCCCTGATCTGTGGATAATGGCCGGTCTCCGCCTTGTAATCTTCCAGCGACTGCCGCAAATCGTCAAGAGTAGTGGTGACCTCGCTGGCCCTGCTGGTCTGAAACATCATTTCTCCGAGCGGTACTGAAATGCTTGCCAGCAGGCAGATGATCACTGTGGAAACTACAATTTCGATTAAAGTAAAACCTTTCCGCTTCATGCGAATAATTCTCCTAATCTAATTATATCCCATGAACTTACAGTAATCAAGTTAAAACCTGGTCTGGATTTGGTCTGGATTGCTTTTTTCAAATACTTGTCGTAAAAAAATCAATCACAGCAGGAAGCCTGGTTTTCAGATAGGAATTCAGGTTTTTCCTGGTTAAGGTTATTTGAAACTGCTGGAGCCCTTTTTCTCTCTGTCCGTTGATTATATATAATATACCCAATAATCCATGGAGATTGTCGGAAGTGTAATGAAGTTCCCGTGAGGATTTCAGATCCACTTTAGGATCAGAAAGGCCAAGACTTTCCAATTGCGCGATGGCCTCCTTGAAATTAGCGGTTCCTCCCTTTTTCGTGAGAGCTCCGGCCAGTCCGACTTTGGAATCTACGTCCATCGCCTTAATGCTCCTGAAAAAGCCGATCGCCTCATCCAGGGTGCCTTTTCTCAGAGCACACCAGCCAAGCCCTGTGAAAGCTTCGTCCTTGATCTTGTCAGTGGGGTCAGCCGACAGCAGACGATAAAAATAGACCTGGGCTTTATCTGTCTGATTTTTGATGAATGCCTGCCATCCATCATTGTCGTTCAACTGGATATCAACTGTCTCAGTATAATCACCGATTCCGCCCCCGCCAAAACAGCCGCTGAAGAAAATTAATAGAGAAATAGTGAAAACAACGGAAATAAACCTAAAAGGTTCCAATCTCATGTCAGTATATCTGATTGCTGTCAAGTTCATCAGCACCTACCAGGATTTGATAACTTCTGGAGATCGGGTTGTGGTTGGCGTCTTCGCCTGCAACAGTCGCTATATATCTTCCTGCAGCTATGGCTGTGAAGGCTGAATAATATGTAGCTGCGTCAAGAGAAGTCAGTTGATAGGATGAAACTGTACCTGCGGGGTCAGTCAGGGAAAGGCCTGAAAGCTGATCCCTCACCTTGAAGAAGAGAAAGATCTGCTCCCTGAGTATAGGATTGCTGAGATAGGTGAACTCATGTTCGCTGAAGCTGACCAGAATTTTCAACGTCCTGTCTGCATCTGCCTCCTGCTCCGGGCAGTTCATCAAAATCAACACTGTTTCATTTGCTTGAAAATCAAATGGTGGAGAAAATTGAGCGCCTCCATCGTATTGAATGTCCGCGTATGAATACAGCACATCGTTTCTAAAAAAGAGCATCCTGCCGCGCAGTTCGCTGCTCTTACCGGTAAAGTTTTCGAGAAACAGGCTGCAGTCCGGCCAGAAAGGACTCATCCGGATGCCTATTGGTTCATAACTTTTCAGGAGAATTTCGGTTGTCTGGATCGGAAAATCAAAATAACTTACAGCACAGCATTTCTGGAAATAATCGTTGGCTTTGGTGAAAATCAGCTGTGAAAATGACAGATAAAGATCGTCGAATTTTTTCCCGAGCGCACTTTCTATGGCAGTTCGCCCTGATTTTTCCTTGGTTTGAGTCAGTGTTTTGAGCAGAGTGCCTTGAGGATCGAAGTTGTCCTTGAGATATTTCATGAACAGGAAGCATTTGCCAAGAA contains the following coding sequences:
- a CDS encoding prepilin-type N-terminal cleavage/methylation domain-containing protein produces the protein MKRKGFTLIEIVVSTVIICLLASISVPLGEMMFQTSRASEVTTTLDDLRQSLEDYKAETGHYPQIREGETPMDALNRTLVGSGLLKSFPKNPVTNSPWDWEIKDSVTGKWSSMDSQKARQVSMPDGSANQYATAVYVPVATAVFTQTYYNAPTDVYDIRFPKSIDLKKDDGTYYHEF